GCTTTGCGTTCACAACAATGCTGATGGCTGTGGGCTTGACTGAAAACTTCCAAATGGAAAAACGCCGTTCCTTGCGCCTGGTGACTATCCTGTTTGCGATCGTTTTCTTCCTGTGGCTCTACAACCGCATCGAAGTCGCAAGAATGTAGTTGCATGGTTCAGCCAACGCTTGTTACATCACGCTTGACGCTCGAACCATTCAAACAGTCTGATGCTCAGGATATTTTCAACTATGGGAACCACACACAACACTAGAGGCTTCAAAACAGTTTTTAAAAAAAAGCCTGATACTACAGGGCCAGGTAATTGATACCGCTCACTCGCCTTTGTAAAAGACTAACTGCGGACGTCCGCACATCCGTATCGGATGGAATAGTGCATTAATATCCGCGCGACTAAGAAATATGCGTCAGTTAAAACTCTAGGCGTTTCAAAAACAAAAAAGCCATGGCTGCTAAAACCATGGCTTTTTTTTATTGGAGAAAGTAAGTCCGTACCTAAGCCTCCGGGCATTCAACACGCCGTTTACAGAAGTAGGACCGGCACCTTTTAAGCGCGGCCGGTGGAGCCGAAGCCGCCTGCGCCACGCTCTGTCTCAGTCAATTCCTGAGCCATTACGAAGTTTGCTTGGTAAACTGGAGCGACTACCAATTGCGCGCAACGCTCTTGATCGCCGATCGTCACAGCTGCATCGCCCAAATTGATCACGATGATTTTAACTTCACCGCGGTAGTCAGCATCGATGGTTCCCGGCGTGTTCAAAACAGTCAGACCGTTTTTTGCGGCCCAGCCGCTGCGAGGACGTGCCTGAATTTCGAAACCCATTGGGATTTCAAAGCTCAAACCCGTTGGGATCATCGCACGTTGACCTGGCTCAAGAACAACTGGACCATCCAATTGCGCACGAACGTCAACGCCGGAAGCGCCCGCTGATTGATAAGCTGGCAATTCACCTTTGAAGTTTTCAAGAGTCTTAATTTTTACGTTTACTTTATTCATAGTTCAAACCCCTCCCACCAGTCTTTGAGTTCCTCAACACCAGTGCCCAGCAATACGCCGGATGTTTTGTCAGTCTTAAGTTCATTGCGGATATAATCATTCACAGTATCCACTGTGACCAGATTGATTTCCTCGATGACGGATTCGACTGATCTGTATTCGCCAAACACCATTTCATTGACGGCCAAAGAAGTCATGCGATTTTCGATGTCGTCGGAGCCCAGCAAAATAGAGCCTTTGACTTGAGTCTTAAACATCTCAACATCCGCTCTGGTGGCACCTTTGGTGCGCAACTTCTGGAATTCCTTGGCAACAAGATCCGCGACTTTTTTGACGCTTTTCAACTCGGAAGCCGCATAGATATTCAGCATTCCTGAATCGATATTGGTATTTAAGCTGGAGAAAATGGAATACACCAATCCGCGCTTTTCGCGCACACTTTGATAAAGCTTCGAGGTCATCCCCCCGCCCAACAAAGTATTCGCGATAACAGCCTCAAAGCGATGCTTGTCATGGAAACTTGCGGTCGGTAGTCCCAGCAACATGTGCACTTGTTCGGATTGCTTTTCCATCACGCGACGACGACGCAACCAGCTTGGCTTTTTGCGCGTGTTCTTAAGTGTGGATTTTTTCTTTTTACCCAAGTGCTTTTGCACGCCCGCCATAAACTCATCATGATCCAGGCAGCCCGCTGCGCTGACGATGATGTTTTTGCCGGTGTAGTTTTTCTTATAATAATCCAAAACCTGATTTTGCTTCATCAAAGCAATAGAGGCTGGTGTCCCTAAAATCGGACGACCCAGTGGATGCTTGCCATAGGCTTCATCATAAAGAACGTCATAGATCACGTCCTCATGAGAATCCTCGGACATCGCAATCTCTTGCAGAATCACACCTTTTTCCAAGGCGAATTCTTTTTTGACCAGATCCATATTGGAAACAAGATCAGACAAAACGTCCAATGCCGTCTCCCAATGATCCTTCAAAACAAGGGCGTGGTAGCACGTGTATTCGCGAGTAGTGTAAGCGTTTAGCTCCCCACCCACAGATTCCAGTGATTTTGCGATTTGATAAGTATTACGGGTCTTAGTGCCTTTAAACACCAAATGCTCAAGCAAGTGAGACATCCCGGCGATGGCCGGAGTTTCGTCACGAGTCCCCGTCAAAACCCAGATACCGATAGAAACGGCACGGGACCCTGGATGAAACTCGCTCATCACTCGGATCCCGTTTGCTAGTTCAGATTTTTTGAACAGATTTGCCAATTACAACTCCATCCACCTTCGCCAAGGCTTCGGCGGACAAAGCTTTACTGAAGTAAAGCTTTGCGAGAAAGTTTCACGCGACCTGCGCGGTCAACTTCAAGAACTTTTACGTCGATAGTTTCGCCTTCTTTAAGAACATCAGTCACGGCGCGAACGCGCTCGTTAGAGATCTCAGAGATGTGTAGCAAACCTTGAGTGTTCGGAAGGATCTCAACGAATGCACCGAACTCAGCGATTTTTACTACGCGGCCTTTATACGTTTTACCAACTTCAGCTTCAGCCACGATGTCGTTGATCATGCCGATAGCTTTTTTAGTTGCTTCAGGATCAGCGGATGCAATGTGGATTGTACCGTCGTCTTCGATCTCGATCTTAACGCCAGTCGCTTCAGTGATACCACGGATAACTTTACCACCAGAACCAATAACCTCGCGGATTTTGTCTGGACGGATTTTGATAGTCTCGATACGTGGAGCAAATTCGGAGATTTGACCACGAGGAGTTTTCATCACTTTTTCCATTTCGTTCAAGATGTGGATACGGCCGTCTTTAGCTTGAGACAACGCTTGTTCCATAACTTCGAAAGAAACAGAGTCAATTTTGATGTCCATTTGAACCGCTGTGATACCTTGAGCAGTACCAGCAACTTTAAAGTCCATGTCACCCAAGTGATCTTCGTCACCCAGGATGTCAGTCAATACAGCTACGCGGTCGCCTTCTTTGATAAGACCCATCGCCACACCTGCAACGTTGCCTTTAACAGGAACGCCGGCGTCAAGAAGAGCCATCAAACCAGAACATACAGTACCCATTGAAGAAGAACCGTTGGATTCCAAAACTTCAGACACGATACGGATTGTGTATGGGAATTTCTCATGGTCAGGAAGAACTGCTTTAAGAGCGCGCTCTGCCAAGTTACCGTGACCGATCTCACGACGAGAAGTACCGCTCATACGACCTACTTCACCTACAGAGTATGGAGGGAAGTTGTAGTGAAGCAAGAATTTGCGTTTTTGAACGCCCAACAATGAATCAACCATTTGTTCATCGTCACCAGTACCCAAAGTCACAGTACCCAATACTTGAGTCTCACCACGAGTGAAAAGACCAGAACCGTGAGCACGTGGCAGGATACCAACTTCGTTCGCAACCGGACGTACAGTTGTCGTGTTACGACCATCGATACGAACTTTACGATCCAAGATCATCGCACGAGCTTCTTTGTACTTAAGATCTTCGATAACTGTGTTTAGATCTTTTTTACGTTGTTTCAAAAGGTCTTTATCAGTGATTGATGCAAGCAATGCTTTTTCAGCGTCAGCTGCTGCAGTTGCAGAAGCTGCGTAACGATCTTGTTTTTCTTTGATCGCAAGAGCTGCCGCAATTTTAGGTTGCAAGAAAGCTTCTGCAGAAGCTTTGAAATCAGCATCAACTGCAGGTGCTGTGAATGTGCGTTTAGCAACAGAACCCATTTTCTCACGCAATTCATCTTGCGCGTTCAAAAGAGGCATCAATGCCTGGTGACCGAATTTCAATGCTGCCAAAGCGTCTGCTTCAGTGATGAATTTCGTTTCGCCTTCCACCATCAACAAACCATTGCGAGTACCCGCAACGATCATATCCATGTCGGATTTTTCCATTTGTTGTGGAGTTGGGTTGGCGATGAATTGACCATCAACGCGAGCGATTTGAACTGCTGCAGTTGGGCCGTTGAATGGAATGTTTGATACGTGAAGGGCTGCAGAAGCACCCAAGCTCGCCAGGATTTCCAATGGGAAAGAACCGTCAGCAGAAAGTACTGTCGCTACAATTTGTGTCTCGTAGCGGTAGCCTTCTGGGAAAGAAGGACGGATTGGACGATCGATCAAACGAGCAATAAGAACCGCATCGTTTGTTGGTTTAGCTTCACGTTTGAAGTAACCACCTGGGATTTTACCAGTAGCATAGTATTTTTCGATGTATTCAACAGTCAGAGGGAAGAAATCCAGCTCAGATTGTTTTTTGGAAGAAACAGCAGTTACGATAACCATGTTGTTACCGCTGGAAACAAGCACTGATCCATCCGCTTGTTTTGCCATACGGCCTGCTTCGATTGTGATCTGTTTTCCACCTACAGAAGTAGTTACAGTCGTTTTCATTAAATCTCCTTATTTAGCGAAATTTCTTTTTCGCCATCCGTTTGTGGAAGCCATCTCAAAAATCATTCTGAGATCCGATCGCCTATCGGCGATCTCGGTTCGCAATCTTGCTCACCTTGAAGTCAGCGGGATTTCTCAGCTGGCTTCCTGTTTTTTAAAATTCGAAGGGGCTATTACGCCCCTTCTGATTATCTTATTTAAGATGAGATTACTTACGGATATCAAGTTCTTTGATAAGAGTTTGATATGCAGCCACGTCTTTGCGGTGCAAGTAATCCAAAAGCTTACGACGTTGGTTAACCAAAGTCACAAGACCACGACGACCGTGAAAGTCTTTTTTGTGAGTTGTGAAGTGACCTGTAAGGTCGTTGATTCTTGCAGTTAGCAAAGCAACTTGTACTTGTGCTGAACCAGTATCAAGGCCCGCAGTTTTAAACTTGTTAACGATCTGTGCTTTTTGTTCTTTAGTGACTGCCATTAGCGTCTCCTGTTTTTGGCGTTGCCGCCGGTTTCTAAACGCCCCGCCTCAGTCGTCATGGCTGTCGATCCTAGGCAGGTTTGGTAAGGTTCTATCCGACCCCGAATGCGGGGTCAAGTAGTGAAAATAACTAAAAAATTGGGTCAGTACTTAAAGACCCGCTTTAAGACAAACCCGCGGCCCGGCTCCAGCCCCACAATGGCTAAAAGCTTCCCGGAATCCAGCGACAGGATCTGTACATATTGGTCTTCTTCGGGCTTAAAAACCGCTATAAGCTGGCTGCGCAGGTCATGACTGATCTGCCCATTGCCCAAAAGAACCTGATCCTGCCCCTTAACTCGAATACGCTTTACCATCGGCAAGGCCGCTTCCATCGCAACAAAAGCCCCCGAAAGAGTGTCCTTTTTTACACACTCCTCGATAGCCTCCAAGGTCATGGCCTGCTCCAAATAATAGGGAGCCGAATAAGTCCGGCGGAGCCCACTCATCGCTGCACCACATCCTAACGCGTTCCCCAGCAGGTCGACCCAAGTGCGGATATAGCTGCCTTTTGAGCAGCGCAGGTCAAACTCAGCCCAATCAGTCCCCATCCCTAAGAATTTGATATCCCAGAAGTTCATGACCTTTTTAGGGATCACCACGTCTTTATCCTGGCGGGCATATTCATAGAGCTTTTTACCCTGCACCTTAATGGCCGAGTAAATCGGAACTTCAACTTCCATCTCGCCCTGAAGTTTCATGGCTTCAGCTAGCAAGCTGGCTTCATTTATATCCACCGGATGCGTTTCAAGAACTTCCCCTGTCGTATCCAAGGTGTCGGTACGAAGACCGAATTGAATACGCACGCGGTAACCTTTGTCACCTTCAAGAATGTATTGGGAAAGCTTGGTTGCTTCATTGATCAAACAGGCCATCAAGCCCGACGCCATTGGATCCAAAGTGCCGGAGTGACCGACAGACTTTGTGCCCATGATGCGACGGAGGCGTGAAACCACGTCGTGACTGGAAATGCCCGATGGTTTATCGACCAGCAATAAGCCATCAAACGGGACAGGGTCCCGCTTAGGCGGTCTATTATTTTCAGAATTATTCGTCATCAGATTCGGATTCGTCTTTGGGATTCTTGGCTTTTCGTTCAGCCTCAAGATCAGAGATAATGCGCTCCACTTTCAAAACCTGTTCTGTCGTATGATCCGGATAGAACTTTAATTTTGGGCAGTAACGCATCTTTAATTCTTTACCGATATAGTTTTGGATTTCGAATGCGCGCTCTTGCAAAAGTTCAATCGCTTGTTCTTGATCCGCTTCAGAACCAAGAACGCTGATGTAAACTCTTGCCGCACGCAAATCCGCTGGCATCTTTACAGAAGCCACCGTTACCAAACCTGGTAACGGCATTTTGAAACCTCTAATTAAAAATTGAGCAATGGTCGCTTGAATTTGACGCTCAACTTGCGCGACCCTGCGGCCATCACCCACATTTTTCATTAAAGACCCAACTCTCTGGCAACTTCTTTTTTAATGAAAGCTTCCATCATATCGCCGATTTTAACGTCATTGTAGTTTTCAATGCCGATACCGCATTCGTAGCCTTGTGCCACTTCTTTAGCATCGTCTTTGAAACGTTTAAGCGATGAGATTTTGCCTTCGTAAATGATCTTATCCTGACGAAGTAGACGGATCGAGTTGTTACGTTGAACTTTACCATCAAGTACGAAGCAACCAGCGATCGCTCCGATTTTAGGTACGTTGAACACGTTACGAACTTCCGCACGACCCATAACTTCTTCAACCATATCTGGAGTAAGAAGACCGGACATAGCGGCTTTCATTTGATCAATCAATTCGTACACGATCGAGTAAGTTCTGATGTCCACGCCCAATTGTTTCGCTTTAGCTTGTGCGCCCAAGTCAGGACGTACGTTGAAGCCCAAAACGATACCTTTGGAAGTATTCGCCAAAGTTACGTCATTCTCGTTGATACCACCGACAGCGGCGTGGATCACACGCACTTTAACTTCCGGAGTTACCAATTTACCAAGCATGCCGTTGATGGCCTCAAGAGAACCATGAACGTCTGCTTTCAAGATGATCGCAAGTTCTTTCACATCGCCTGATTTAACTTTAGAGAAGATCTCGTCCAAAGACATTTTTTGAGCAGGAACATTCGCCGCTTTCGCTGCTTGTTCTTTTCTCAATGTAGACATCTCTTCAGCCGTTTTTTCATCAATAACGATGTCAAACTTATCACCCGCAGCTGGAACACCATCAAGACCCAAGACTTCCACTGGAAGACCCGGACCGACAGATTCAACTCTTACGCCTTTATCATTCGTCAAAGAACGAACGCGGCCTTTCATTGTTCCTGCAACAAGGTACTGACCAACTGCCACAGTTCCGTCTTTAACCAGAAGTGTTGCAACAGGCCCTTTGCCTTTTTCCATTTTCGCTTCGATCACAAGACCTGTGCCCGAACGTTTAGGATTGGCTTTCAATTCACCCACTTCAGCAAGCAACTTGATTTGTTCAAGAAGCTCTTTCAAGCCGGTTTTCTTAAGTGCTGAAACTTCCACGAAGATCGTGTTACCACCCCATTCTTCCGGGACGATTTCAAGTTCAGTCAATTGTTGTTTGATACGATCCGGATTTGCACCCGGTTTATCCATCTTATTCACAGCCACGATAATAGGTACGCCTGCTGCTTTCGCATGGTTAATAGATTCTTGCGTTTGCGGCATCATACCGTCATCCGCAGCTACCACGATAACCGCGATATCTGTCGCGTTCGCACCACGAGTACGCATTGCCGTGAAGGCTTCGTGACCCGGAGTATCCAGGAACGTGATCAAAGAACCATCTTCAATTTTTACAGAATATGCACCGATGTGCTGAGTGATACCGCCGGCTTCGCCTTTGGCAACGTCAGCATTGCGGATAGCATCCAACAAAGATGTTTTACCATGGTCAACGTGACCCATGATTGTAACAACCGGTGGACGAGTGATTTTGTCTGCATCCAATTCACCGAATGCAGTCTCAGTCGCAACGTCATCAGCTGTTTTGAATACGTTTTGTGCTTCCCAACCGAATTCAGGCACGATCAACGCGATCGTATCGAAATCCAAGTCAGTGTTCATGTTCGCCATCACACCATTCGTCATCAAAACTTTAACCAATTGCGGAGCTTTTAGGCCCATCGCCATCGCCAAGTCTGTCAGCTTCATGGAATTGTTCACTTTAACTACGCGCTTATGGGCAGCAGCTTTAGTGATTTGAGTTTTTTGACCTTGCTCCGTAACGATCTTCTTCTTTTTAGGTTGGAAGACCATTTCGCGCTTACGGAAATCAACGGCGTTGAAGCTCTTGATTTCTTCTTCTTTTTCTTTCTCACGAGCATTTTGACCCGCACCGAAAGCTGGTGGAGCCGCCGGAACAGGACCGCCAAA
This is a stretch of genomic DNA from Bdellovibrio sp. GT3. It encodes these proteins:
- the infB gene encoding translation initiation factor IF-2, which codes for MSNPKVFEFAKEIGMTPLALMDKIREWNLPIKSHMAELDPQVLEQIKIKLGGGDKPAEEAKPKKAATRKAPAKKVAAAAAEAEAAAAAAAPAKVIRRKTKEEAAPVEAKAKVISKPDVEEEAETEASKTTRVVVKKPAAVAKEEAVEPTPAVVEEKLVAKQESTPVAPVAEAKVEAPAPVKTEAPAAAPAAPAAAAAPAPQAPAARKKEVVVGTSGVASSSTPASAPKRNIIGRMDLSRVQTQAPPRQQGDRPQGGFQPRSGGGASASFTGPRPGGFNRPAGGAPTRNIRPGFVAQQAPPEMPPAEGAGHFQNKDFDKRKRFGGPVPAAPPAFGAGQNAREKEKEEEIKSFNAVDFRKREMVFQPKKKKIVTEQGQKTQITKAAAHKRVVKVNNSMKLTDLAMAMGLKAPQLVKVLMTNGVMANMNTDLDFDTIALIVPEFGWEAQNVFKTADDVATETAFGELDADKITRPPVVTIMGHVDHGKTSLLDAIRNADVAKGEAGGITQHIGAYSVKIEDGSLITFLDTPGHEAFTAMRTRGANATDIAVIVVAADDGMMPQTQESINHAKAAGVPIIVAVNKMDKPGANPDRIKQQLTELEIVPEEWGGNTIFVEVSALKKTGLKELLEQIKLLAEVGELKANPKRSGTGLVIEAKMEKGKGPVATLLVKDGTVAVGQYLVAGTMKGRVRSLTNDKGVRVESVGPGLPVEVLGLDGVPAAGDKFDIVIDEKTAEEMSTLRKEQAAKAANVPAQKMSLDEIFSKVKSGDVKELAIILKADVHGSLEAINGMLGKLVTPEVKVRVIHAAVGGINENDVTLANTSKGIVLGFNVRPDLGAQAKAKQLGVDIRTYSIVYELIDQMKAAMSGLLTPDMVEEVMGRAEVRNVFNVPKIGAIAGCFVLDGKVQRNNSIRLLRQDKIIYEGKISSLKRFKDDAKEVAQGYECGIGIENYNDVKIGDMMEAFIKKEVARELGL
- the truB gene encoding tRNA pseudouridine(55) synthase TruB, encoding MTNNSENNRPPKRDPVPFDGLLLVDKPSGISSHDVVSRLRRIMGTKSVGHSGTLDPMASGLMACLINEATKLSQYILEGDKGYRVRIQFGLRTDTLDTTGEVLETHPVDINEASLLAEAMKLQGEMEVEVPIYSAIKVQGKKLYEYARQDKDVVIPKKVMNFWDIKFLGMGTDWAEFDLRCSKGSYIRTWVDLLGNALGCGAAMSGLRRTYSAPYYLEQAMTLEAIEECVKKDTLSGAFVAMEAALPMVKRIRVKGQDQVLLGNGQISHDLRSQLIAVFKPEEDQYVQILSLDSGKLLAIVGLEPGRGFVLKRVFKY
- a CDS encoding M16 family metallopeptidase — encoded protein: MANLFKKSELANGIRVMSEFHPGSRAVSIGIWVLTGTRDETPAIAGMSHLLEHLVFKGTKTRNTYQIAKSLESVGGELNAYTTREYTCYHALVLKDHWETALDVLSDLVSNMDLVKKEFALEKGVILQEIAMSEDSHEDVIYDVLYDEAYGKHPLGRPILGTPASIALMKQNQVLDYYKKNYTGKNIIVSAAGCLDHDEFMAGVQKHLGKKKKSTLKNTRKKPSWLRRRRVMEKQSEQVHMLLGLPTASFHDKHRFEAVIANTLLGGGMTSKLYQSVREKRGLVYSIFSSLNTNIDSGMLNIYAASELKSVKKVADLVAKEFQKLRTKGATRADVEMFKTQVKGSILLGSDDIENRMTSLAVNEMVFGEYRSVESVIEEINLVTVDTVNDYIRNELKTDKTSGVLLGTGVEELKDWWEGFEL
- the rbfA gene encoding 30S ribosome-binding factor RbfA, with the protein product MKNVGDGRRVAQVERQIQATIAQFLIRGFKMPLPGLVTVASVKMPADLRAARVYISVLGSEADQEQAIELLQERAFEIQNYIGKELKMRYCPKLKFYPDHTTEQVLKVERIISDLEAERKAKNPKDESESDDE
- the rpsO gene encoding 30S ribosomal protein S15: MAVTKEQKAQIVNKFKTAGLDTGSAQVQVALLTARINDLTGHFTTHKKDFHGRRGLVTLVNQRRKLLDYLHRKDVAAYQTLIKELDIRK
- the dut gene encoding dUTP diphosphatase, with protein sequence MNKVNVKIKTLENFKGELPAYQSAGASGVDVRAQLDGPVVLEPGQRAMIPTGLSFEIPMGFEIQARPRSGWAAKNGLTVLNTPGTIDADYRGEVKIIVINLGDAAVTIGDQERCAQLVVAPVYQANFVMAQELTETERGAGGFGSTGRA
- the pnp gene encoding polyribonucleotide nucleotidyltransferase; amino-acid sequence: MKTTVTTSVGGKQITIEAGRMAKQADGSVLVSSGNNMVIVTAVSSKKQSELDFFPLTVEYIEKYYATGKIPGGYFKREAKPTNDAVLIARLIDRPIRPSFPEGYRYETQIVATVLSADGSFPLEILASLGASAALHVSNIPFNGPTAAVQIARVDGQFIANPTPQQMEKSDMDMIVAGTRNGLLMVEGETKFITEADALAALKFGHQALMPLLNAQDELREKMGSVAKRTFTAPAVDADFKASAEAFLQPKIAAALAIKEKQDRYAASATAAADAEKALLASITDKDLLKQRKKDLNTVIEDLKYKEARAMILDRKVRIDGRNTTTVRPVANEVGILPRAHGSGLFTRGETQVLGTVTLGTGDDEQMVDSLLGVQKRKFLLHYNFPPYSVGEVGRMSGTSRREIGHGNLAERALKAVLPDHEKFPYTIRIVSEVLESNGSSSMGTVCSGLMALLDAGVPVKGNVAGVAMGLIKEGDRVAVLTDILGDEDHLGDMDFKVAGTAQGITAVQMDIKIDSVSFEVMEQALSQAKDGRIHILNEMEKVMKTPRGQISEFAPRIETIKIRPDKIREVIGSGGKVIRGITEATGVKIEIEDDGTIHIASADPEATKKAIGMINDIVAEAEVGKTYKGRVVKIAEFGAFVEILPNTQGLLHISEISNERVRAVTDVLKEGETIDVKVLEVDRAGRVKLSRKALLQ